The uncultured Desulfobulbus sp. genome window below encodes:
- the mrdA gene encoding penicillin-binding protein 2 — protein MANLYGADKSPIGKRNRRRTESLIDAEKRREVRSTRLAPRDENDLSGYKKKALYSCIIIIFFFSVIITRLWFLQIQQGEAFSTLADNNRVRSIEIAAPRGNIYDREGRELVTNRPSFNVVWMREDNKINDEWLKNLTQILDEDPSVLLEKIRKMANTPGHLPVRLAEDIDWETVARIENNRMHLPEIKIEVVPLRIYHYGNLASHLIGYMGQINQAEIDKAENDPQSQGHYKGGDLIGKMGLERLREIDLRGEKGHQNLEVNALGFEQENLKGDEPLPGNDIKLTLDVELQKIAEEEMALNHYAGAVVAMEANTGRILVAVSAPELNLEEFVGGISHKAWNAMLNNPQHPLVNKLVQGQYPPGSTYKPITAFAGLAEGVITPETSIYCPGFYRFGNRIYRCWRHVGHGDVTLKRALAESCDVYFYQTGQRLGVDRLARYAKMFGLGSRTGIEMEHEKAGIVPSTQWKKKRYGTKWHEGETLSVAIGQGYDLTTPLQIAQMTTVIANGGTLYKPTLVEEIIDPDGKVVSEFTPEITSRITGQGQNLKLIREGMVEAVNAKRGTGSEARIDVPGLLVAGKTGTAQVVRLAQYRHLREEDIPYEYRDHAWFTCFAPAINPEIVVTVLVEHGLHGGSASAPIAAKILKKYFEDRIQAQEIANQQATSELSH, from the coding sequence GTGGCAAATCTCTACGGCGCCGATAAAAGCCCTATTGGAAAACGAAACCGTCGTCGAACGGAATCATTGATCGACGCGGAAAAGCGGCGAGAAGTACGGAGTACGAGGCTTGCTCCTCGCGACGAAAATGACCTCAGCGGCTACAAGAAAAAAGCTCTGTACAGTTGCATTATTATTATTTTCTTTTTCTCTGTGATCATCACTCGGCTCTGGTTTCTACAAATACAGCAGGGCGAAGCCTTCTCCACCCTGGCAGACAACAATCGGGTTCGTTCCATCGAGATTGCTGCTCCCCGAGGTAATATCTATGACCGTGAAGGCAGGGAGCTGGTCACTAATCGCCCCTCCTTCAATGTTGTCTGGATGCGTGAGGACAATAAGATCAATGACGAATGGCTGAAAAACCTAACGCAGATCCTTGACGAGGATCCCTCTGTCCTTTTGGAAAAAATTCGCAAAATGGCCAACACCCCTGGCCACTTACCAGTACGCCTTGCTGAAGATATTGACTGGGAGACTGTTGCCCGCATTGAAAACAACAGGATGCACCTCCCTGAAATCAAGATTGAGGTTGTCCCTCTACGTATTTACCACTATGGGAACCTGGCATCCCACCTAATTGGCTACATGGGCCAAATCAACCAGGCAGAGATTGATAAGGCGGAGAACGATCCTCAAAGTCAGGGGCATTACAAAGGCGGCGATCTCATCGGCAAAATGGGCCTTGAGCGCTTACGCGAAATTGACCTGCGTGGTGAAAAGGGCCATCAGAACCTGGAGGTCAATGCACTGGGATTTGAGCAGGAGAACCTCAAAGGCGATGAGCCACTTCCAGGCAACGATATTAAATTGACTCTGGATGTTGAGCTGCAAAAAATCGCCGAGGAAGAAATGGCACTCAACCACTATGCGGGTGCAGTTGTTGCCATGGAAGCCAACACTGGCCGCATCCTGGTGGCTGTCAGCGCGCCGGAGTTGAATTTGGAAGAATTTGTCGGAGGCATCTCCCATAAGGCCTGGAACGCGATGCTCAACAATCCGCAGCATCCGCTGGTCAACAAGCTGGTTCAAGGCCAGTACCCCCCCGGTTCCACGTATAAACCGATAACAGCTTTTGCCGGATTGGCCGAAGGAGTGATTACACCAGAGACCAGCATCTACTGTCCTGGTTTTTATCGTTTTGGCAACCGCATTTATCGTTGCTGGCGCCATGTGGGCCATGGAGACGTCACCCTCAAACGTGCTTTGGCCGAATCCTGTGATGTCTATTTTTACCAGACAGGGCAACGGCTTGGTGTTGACCGGTTGGCGCGCTACGCCAAGATGTTCGGCCTGGGTTCTCGTACTGGCATTGAGATGGAGCATGAAAAGGCTGGCATCGTCCCCTCTACCCAATGGAAGAAAAAACGTTACGGCACAAAATGGCACGAGGGAGAGACCCTTTCCGTGGCCATTGGCCAGGGGTATGACCTGACGACCCCCTTACAGATTGCCCAGATGACCACGGTGATTGCAAACGGAGGCACCCTCTATAAACCCACGCTTGTCGAAGAGATTATTGATCCAGACGGCAAGGTTGTCAGCGAGTTCACCCCAGAAATCACCTCCCGTATCACAGGTCAGGGGCAGAACCTCAAACTTATTCGTGAAGGTATGGTGGAAGCGGTCAATGCAAAACGAGGTACCGGAAGCGAGGCGCGTATTGACGTTCCCGGCCTTCTGGTTGCTGGAAAAACCGGCACTGCCCAGGTTGTGCGTTTGGCTCAATATAGGCATCTGCGAGAGGAAGACATTCCTTATGAGTACCGAGACCATGCCTGGTTCACCTGCTTTGCCCCGGCGATCAATCCTGAAATTGTGGTCACAGTATTAGTCGAGCATGGTCTCCATGGAGGATCGGCTTCCGCCCCCATTGCTGCAAAAATTCTCAAAAAATACTTTGAAGACCGTATACAGGCTCAGGAAATTGCCAACCAACAGGCAACCTCTGAACTGAGCCACTGA
- the rodA gene encoding rod shape-determining protein RodA translates to MLQFDRRLLQHFDWVMLLMLLLVGSMALTNLYSSTYITEIGPSSTFYKQGFFYAVGMALIFILLVIDYHRIAKLGYALYGIILILLTYTLFFVKAIAGSQRWIDLGFFNLQPSEPAKLILILVLASCYATTNVSGGYRLRDLLKPVLLTVLPFVLILKQPDLGTALICAIIFVSMTLYVRLRWSTLALLTGAGVSCAFIGWKFLLKDYQRKRIETFLNPEADPMNHGYQILQSKIAVGSGKVFGKGFMEGTQGHLHFLPERHTDFAFSVWGEEWGFAGSLFFLSCYFFMLVWGLNVAMSAKDKFGSILAFGCTMLIFWQAVINLFMIMGFLPVVGVPLPLFSYGGSSLLTNLLAIGVIMNVRMRSFTPDTSSNV, encoded by the coding sequence ATGCTTCAATTTGACCGACGCCTTCTACAACATTTTGATTGGGTCATGCTGCTCATGCTGCTTTTGGTGGGCTCCATGGCATTGACCAACCTCTACAGCTCCACTTATATAACTGAGATTGGTCCCTCTTCGACCTTTTACAAACAGGGTTTTTTTTATGCAGTAGGCATGGCACTGATCTTTATATTGTTGGTGATTGATTACCACCGTATCGCCAAGCTGGGCTACGCGCTCTACGGGATTATCCTTATCCTGCTCACCTATACCTTGTTTTTTGTGAAAGCCATTGCTGGGTCACAGCGCTGGATAGACCTGGGCTTTTTCAACCTGCAGCCATCTGAGCCAGCCAAACTGATCTTGATCCTGGTGCTGGCTTCCTGTTACGCCACCACAAACGTCTCCGGAGGCTACCGACTGCGCGACCTGCTCAAGCCAGTCCTGTTGACGGTCTTGCCCTTTGTCCTCATTCTCAAGCAGCCTGATTTGGGCACAGCTTTGATCTGTGCGATTATTTTTGTTTCAATGACGCTCTATGTCCGCCTGCGCTGGTCCACTCTGGCCTTGTTGACCGGAGCAGGAGTCAGCTGTGCCTTTATAGGCTGGAAATTTCTGTTAAAGGATTATCAGCGCAAGCGGATTGAAACCTTTCTCAATCCTGAAGCCGATCCTATGAACCATGGATACCAGATTCTGCAGTCAAAAATAGCGGTGGGGAGTGGCAAGGTCTTTGGAAAGGGGTTTATGGAAGGCACCCAAGGGCATCTCCATTTTCTTCCGGAACGGCATACGGACTTCGCTTTTTCCGTATGGGGAGAGGAGTGGGGTTTTGCAGGCTCTCTTTTTTTCCTCAGCTGCTATTTTTTCATGCTGGTCTGGGGGCTGAATGTGGCAATGTCAGCTAAAGACAAGTTTGGCTCAATCCTGGCCTTTGGATGCACCATGCTCATCTTTTGGCAGGCGGTAATCAATCTCTTTATGATTATGGGCTTTCTTCCAGTGGTCGGTGTCCCCTTGCCCCTCTTCAGCTATGGCGGCTCCTCCCTGCTCACCAACCTGCTTGCAATTGGCGTTATCATGAATGTCCGTATGCGGAGCTTTACTCCGGACACCTCCAGCAATGTGTAA
- the hemH gene encoding ferrochelatase has protein sequence MNTQEKIGVLLLNLGGPERLEDVRPFLLNLFSDRDIIRLGPPFMQKIIARIIATRRAPKSRANYEKIGGGSPIRAKTDEQACALEHALAPEGAFIVRSCMRYWHPFAGEALEQMQKAGVDRLIALPLYPHYSIATTGSSVADLKEQMQRMRFQLPLDVIDAWPEQAEFIDALARRVKEGIDSFAGEGVELVYSAHSLPVQFIEEGDPYVDHLKQTIAALEAQTKVQGALCYQSRSGPVEWLGPALPEVIERLAFEGKKNILVVPLSFVSDHVETLYEIDIEYRQLAEKLGLGFGLTRALNADPQFIAGLASLVVQRCG, from the coding sequence ATGAATACGCAAGAGAAAATAGGTGTTTTACTGTTGAATCTCGGTGGTCCGGAGCGACTGGAAGACGTGCGACCTTTTTTGCTGAATTTGTTTTCTGATCGAGACATTATTCGGCTTGGCCCGCCGTTTATGCAGAAAATTATTGCCCGTATCATTGCCACCCGTCGTGCCCCGAAAAGCAGGGCGAATTACGAGAAAATTGGTGGAGGGTCCCCGATTCGGGCCAAGACCGATGAGCAGGCCTGTGCCCTGGAGCATGCTCTTGCTCCTGAGGGGGCCTTCATTGTTCGATCCTGTATGCGTTATTGGCATCCATTTGCGGGCGAGGCGCTAGAGCAGATGCAAAAGGCCGGGGTCGACCGTTTGATTGCCCTACCGCTCTATCCACATTATTCCATTGCAACCACAGGTTCGTCAGTGGCTGATCTGAAGGAGCAGATGCAACGAATGAGGTTCCAGCTGCCGCTTGATGTGATCGACGCCTGGCCAGAACAGGCAGAATTTATCGATGCACTGGCCAGACGCGTTAAGGAGGGGATAGATTCCTTTGCCGGTGAAGGAGTTGAACTGGTGTATTCGGCGCACAGTTTGCCGGTCCAGTTCATTGAAGAGGGCGATCCCTATGTTGACCATCTGAAGCAGACCATTGCAGCTCTCGAGGCCCAAACTAAGGTGCAGGGGGCTCTCTGTTATCAGAGTCGCAGCGGGCCTGTGGAGTGGCTGGGGCCAGCTTTGCCCGAGGTCATTGAGCGGCTGGCTTTTGAGGGCAAAAAAAATATCCTGGTTGTGCCTCTTTCCTTTGTCTCCGACCATGTGGAGACCTTGTATGAAATCGACATCGAATATCGACAGCTTGCCGAGAAATTAGGTCTGGGCTTTGGACTCACCAGAGCGCTGAATGCTGATCCTCAGTTTATTGCTGGACTGGCTTCGTTGGTGGTGCAGCGCTGCGGTTGA
- a CDS encoding cold shock domain-containing protein yields MELKIEAKNLDIRKSWQEKIEEERNRLIRHYANFVLHLRVTIEATPGYKEGGHEIRLVASVPNDTVAVKRWGENVRSLLTESFDVLNKQLKEIVKKKQKHKSDKIASAIVTDQNSGIVRKIVPAESYGFIVTHDQIDVFFHANSLKDVALGDLTEGDNVLFSMEEGEQGLQATWVRLEAA; encoded by the coding sequence ATGGAATTGAAAATCGAGGCCAAAAATCTTGACATACGAAAGAGCTGGCAGGAAAAGATTGAGGAAGAGCGAAATCGGCTCATCCGCCATTATGCGAATTTCGTCCTCCATTTACGCGTAACTATTGAGGCAACACCGGGGTATAAAGAAGGGGGTCATGAGATCCGTCTGGTTGCTTCAGTTCCTAACGATACGGTCGCAGTCAAACGCTGGGGTGAAAATGTCCGCAGCCTGCTGACCGAGTCTTTTGATGTTTTAAATAAACAACTCAAAGAAATCGTTAAAAAGAAACAAAAACATAAATCAGATAAAATTGCATCTGCGATCGTCACCGACCAGAATTCAGGTATTGTCCGCAAAATTGTCCCGGCGGAATCCTATGGTTTCATCGTTACCCACGATCAAATAGATGTATTTTTCCATGCAAACTCACTCAAAGACGTTGCCCTGGGCGATCTCACCGAGGGTGACAATGTTCTATTCTCCATGGAAGAGGGGGAGCAAGGGCTCCAGGCGACCTGGGTGCGGCTTGAAGCCGCGTAA
- the polA gene encoding DNA polymerase I, with protein sequence MTQPELYLIDGSAYIYRAYHAIKPLSNSQGLPTHAVFGFISILRRLINERTPKYLAIAFDTRGPVFRHRLYEQYKANRPPMPEDLAAQIPYIHKLVEAYRIANLEDDDQEADDMIASATRKMVDQGYKVIVVSGDKDLLQLVGPNVSLWDPMNNRLMDEAAVQEKYGLPPSQLLDYFALTGDSADNIPGVPGVGPKTAQKFISEYASLEGLYAAADQLKKTKTNLRVLENKAQAFLSRDLVRLNESVTVPVDIDHYLYQEPDGTRLRELLTELEFHSLIQEENTASKVDTADFHLVQDQDALNALVTRLAQTNLFALDTETDSLDVFSANLVGVSIALEDGEAWYIPCGHRNEEGILVDGQLSLDAIVGALTPAFTQSSAVKIGHNLKFDLAILAAPQNGGTQLSGPLYDTMIGAWLLDADRRTYKLDDLCLEIGLKMTSFAEVTGNDKKADAFCRVALEAAAAYSCEDVFAAIQLYRHQKPQLAEIELESLMTEVEGPLIPVLQAMENVGILVDGDQLQQLSLEFGQRLEAFERSIYASAGTEFNINSPKQLGEILFERLHLPKGRKTKTGWSTDVKVLERLSKDHELPSLILQYRNLAKLKSTYVDKLASLQNPLTGRVHTSFNQCGTATGRLSSSNPNLQNIPIRTEEGRRIRSTFVAAPGCSLLAADYSQIDLRVMAHYSQDAALTTAFQNGQDIHRRTAAEIFFVAPELVTAEMRRVAKTINFGIVYGMSAFGLSSQLEISRKEAQTFIDRYFAHFSGIKEFMESTVAQAKQDGFVTTLLGHRRSLPDISSSNRMQREFAERTAINTPIQGTASDIIKLAMLRIHKELLQLELQSRMLLQIHDELVLEVPDHEIELVTQLLKEHMESAMTLRVPLVVHLSCSQSLEKEE encoded by the coding sequence ATGACCCAGCCTGAACTCTACCTGATTGACGGAAGCGCCTATATTTACAGAGCTTACCACGCCATCAAGCCACTCTCAAACTCCCAAGGATTACCGACGCATGCGGTCTTTGGCTTTATCTCTATCCTGCGACGGCTGATCAACGAGCGGACTCCCAAGTATCTGGCCATTGCCTTTGACACCAGAGGTCCTGTTTTCCGTCACCGCCTCTATGAACAGTACAAGGCTAACCGACCGCCTATGCCCGAAGACCTTGCAGCACAGATTCCCTATATTCATAAACTGGTCGAGGCGTACCGCATCGCCAACCTGGAAGACGATGACCAAGAAGCCGACGATATGATAGCATCAGCCACCAGAAAGATGGTTGACCAGGGCTATAAGGTTATCGTTGTTTCCGGGGACAAGGATCTTCTCCAGCTGGTCGGCCCCAACGTCAGCCTCTGGGATCCGATGAACAACCGTCTGATGGACGAGGCAGCAGTTCAAGAAAAATACGGCCTGCCACCGTCACAGCTGCTGGATTACTTCGCCCTCACTGGTGATAGCGCAGATAATATCCCCGGCGTTCCTGGAGTTGGCCCCAAAACCGCCCAAAAATTCATCAGTGAATACGCAAGCCTGGAAGGATTATACGCGGCGGCTGATCAACTTAAAAAGACCAAGACCAATCTTCGGGTTCTGGAAAATAAAGCCCAGGCCTTTCTCTCCCGCGATCTGGTTCGACTCAATGAATCTGTTACCGTTCCCGTGGATATCGATCACTACCTTTACCAGGAGCCAGATGGAACACGTTTACGTGAGCTGCTGACCGAGCTAGAATTTCACTCGCTGATCCAGGAAGAAAACACCGCAAGCAAGGTCGACACGGCAGATTTTCACCTGGTACAGGACCAGGATGCCCTGAACGCTCTAGTCACTCGGCTTGCTCAGACAAATCTCTTTGCTCTGGATACAGAAACAGATTCCCTCGATGTTTTCAGCGCCAACCTTGTGGGGGTATCGATTGCTCTTGAGGATGGTGAGGCCTGGTACATTCCCTGTGGTCATCGCAACGAAGAGGGCATCCTGGTGGACGGGCAACTGAGCCTGGATGCAATAGTGGGTGCGCTCACTCCTGCCTTCACCCAATCTTCCGCCGTAAAGATCGGACATAATCTAAAATTTGACCTTGCCATCCTCGCGGCCCCTCAAAATGGCGGCACCCAACTTTCCGGGCCACTCTACGACACCATGATCGGCGCCTGGCTGCTGGATGCCGATCGGCGCACGTATAAACTCGATGATCTCTGTCTGGAAATTGGTTTGAAGATGACCTCATTTGCCGAGGTCACGGGCAACGATAAAAAAGCGGACGCTTTTTGTCGAGTTGCCCTTGAAGCCGCAGCTGCCTATAGCTGCGAGGACGTCTTTGCTGCTATCCAGCTTTACAGGCATCAAAAACCACAGCTGGCAGAAATCGAGCTTGAGAGCCTGATGACTGAGGTTGAAGGCCCGCTGATCCCAGTCCTGCAAGCCATGGAAAACGTGGGCATTCTGGTGGATGGTGACCAGCTCCAACAACTCTCCCTGGAATTTGGGCAGCGACTCGAAGCCTTTGAGCGTTCCATCTATGCCAGCGCCGGCACCGAATTTAATATCAACTCCCCTAAGCAACTTGGTGAGATTCTTTTTGAGCGACTGCATCTCCCCAAAGGACGAAAAACGAAAACCGGCTGGTCCACGGATGTCAAAGTACTTGAACGTCTCAGCAAGGATCACGAGCTACCGTCCCTCATTCTTCAGTACCGCAACCTGGCCAAACTGAAATCCACCTATGTCGACAAACTGGCCAGCCTGCAAAACCCGCTTACAGGTCGAGTTCACACCTCATTTAATCAATGCGGGACTGCGACCGGACGCCTGAGCTCCAGCAACCCCAATCTGCAAAATATACCCATTCGCACTGAAGAGGGACGACGAATCCGCTCGACCTTTGTTGCAGCTCCAGGCTGTTCGCTACTGGCGGCGGATTATTCGCAAATCGATCTTCGGGTTATGGCCCATTACAGCCAAGACGCTGCACTGACGACTGCATTTCAAAACGGCCAGGATATTCATCGACGCACAGCAGCTGAGATATTTTTTGTGGCACCCGAACTAGTCACAGCCGAGATGCGGCGAGTCGCCAAGACCATTAATTTTGGCATTGTCTATGGTATGTCCGCTTTTGGTCTTTCCAGCCAGCTGGAGATCAGCCGTAAAGAGGCACAAACCTTTATTGATCGTTACTTCGCACATTTTTCCGGAATCAAGGAGTTCATGGAATCAACTGTCGCTCAAGCAAAACAGGATGGATTTGTCACCACCCTATTAGGACACCGACGCTCCCTGCCAGATATCTCAAGCAGCAACCGCATGCAGCGTGAGTTTGCCGAGCGCACGGCGATCAATACTCCAATCCAGGGAACAGCGTCAGATATTATCAAGCTTGCCATGTTACGTATTCACAAGGAACTTCTGCAACTTGAATTACAATCCCGTATGCTGCTTCAGATTCATGATGAGCTTGTGCTCGAAGTTCCTGACCATGAAATAGAGCTGGTCACCCAACTCCTCAAAGAACATATGGAGTCTGCCATGACTCTACGAGTCCCCCTGGTCGTTCATCTCAGCTGCAGCCAAAGCCTGGAAAAAGAAGAATAG
- a CDS encoding PilZ domain-containing protein, protein MIETQRNQPPHDKERRQHRRHRVHSDALAFIGTEPGGIIDISEGGIAVRFVSMQPQHSRPREVDLFFPPTNLYVQNLPVAVVNEITSPPHSIFSTLTSRRYCIQFGSLSNQQQTLIRNFLDNCRIKDQ, encoded by the coding sequence ATGATCGAAACTCAGCGCAATCAACCGCCCCATGACAAGGAGCGAAGACAACATAGGCGCCATCGGGTCCATTCTGACGCGCTCGCTTTTATTGGTACTGAGCCAGGAGGCATTATTGATATCAGCGAAGGAGGCATTGCCGTTCGTTTTGTCTCTATGCAACCTCAACATTCACGACCTCGTGAGGTAGATCTCTTCTTCCCTCCGACTAACCTCTACGTCCAAAATTTGCCGGTGGCAGTTGTCAATGAAATAACCTCCCCTCCTCACTCAATTTTCAGCACGCTAACCTCACGACGCTACTGCATTCAGTTTGGTTCGCTCTCTAACCAACAACAGACTCTTATCCGCAATTTTCTCGACAACTGTCGCATCAAAGATCAGTAG
- a CDS encoding citrate synthase, whose protein sequence is MSETDQNNTASLNIDGKTYELSLIEGTEGDKSIDIRNLLRDTGYTVFDTGYKNSASCSSTITYLDGSQGILRYRGYAIEDLAEKCLFIEVAYLLLHNKLPNREELEAFRVMLEQQALIHEDMIHFFDNFPPNASPMSILSSMVTSLHNFYPEMSGDPLENIDLTATRLISKIRTIAAFSYKKSIGQPLVYPRNDLSYCGNFLNMMFDTPVRPYIVLPEVVAALNKLLILHADHEQNCSTSAVRLVGSAGGNLYASISAGINALWGPLHGGANEAVVEMLEAIHEDNNDYKKYIAKAKDKNDPFRLSGFGHRVYKTYDPRGEIIKAACDGILDVLNVKDPLLEIARNLEDIVLTDDYFVSRNLYPNIDFYSGIIYRALGIPTNMFTVMFALGRLPGWIAQWREMREDQDTKICRPRQIYVGAPSRKFVPLCERL, encoded by the coding sequence ATGTCTGAAACCGATCAAAATAATACAGCCAGCCTAAATATTGACGGTAAAACGTATGAATTATCTCTCATAGAGGGTACGGAGGGAGATAAATCTATCGATATCCGAAATTTACTGCGAGACACCGGGTATACTGTTTTTGATACTGGCTATAAAAATTCAGCCTCCTGTAGCTCGACGATTACCTATCTTGATGGTAGTCAGGGGATTTTACGGTACCGTGGGTACGCCATTGAGGATCTTGCGGAAAAATGTTTGTTTATCGAAGTTGCCTACCTGCTGCTCCATAACAAACTGCCTAATCGCGAGGAACTTGAGGCTTTTCGGGTCATGTTGGAACAGCAAGCCTTGATTCATGAGGACATGATTCATTTTTTTGACAACTTTCCGCCCAACGCCTCGCCAATGTCAATCTTGTCGTCCATGGTGACCAGTCTTCACAACTTCTATCCGGAGATGAGTGGCGATCCCCTGGAAAATATCGATTTGACGGCAACCCGCCTGATTTCCAAAATACGAACTATCGCGGCATTCTCGTACAAAAAATCAATCGGTCAGCCGTTGGTGTATCCGCGTAACGATTTGTCCTACTGCGGTAATTTTCTTAACATGATGTTTGATACCCCGGTGCGTCCATATATCGTCTTACCGGAGGTGGTCGCGGCTCTGAACAAACTCCTGATTCTGCATGCCGACCATGAGCAGAATTGCTCGACCTCTGCAGTGCGTCTGGTAGGGAGCGCCGGAGGTAACCTCTATGCCTCTATTTCTGCCGGAATTAACGCCCTCTGGGGGCCGCTTCATGGAGGGGCAAATGAGGCGGTTGTCGAAATGCTTGAGGCGATTCATGAGGATAACAACGACTATAAGAAGTACATCGCCAAAGCCAAGGATAAAAATGATCCCTTTCGGCTTTCCGGTTTTGGGCATCGCGTCTACAAAACCTATGACCCACGTGGAGAGATTATCAAGGCCGCCTGCGATGGTATTCTCGATGTCCTGAACGTGAAAGACCCGCTGCTGGAAATTGCACGTAATTTGGAAGACATCGTGTTGACGGACGATTACTTTGTTAGTCGAAATCTCTATCCCAATATCGATTTTTATTCTGGGATTATCTATCGAGCGCTTGGTATTCCTACCAACATGTTTACGGTTATGTTTGCCTTGGGACGTCTCCCCGGTTGGATCGCTCAATGGCGAGAAATGCGTGAGGATCAGGACACAAAAATATGTCGTCCGCGTCAAATTTACGTAGGTGCCCCTTCCCGTAAATTTGTTCCGTTGTGTGAGCGATTGTAA
- the hflC gene encoding protease modulator HflC: MTKILQIFSAVILIAVGVTVWDGFFIVPEGKQAVITQFGAPVGEPVQEAGLKFKTPFIQVVQYFDKRVLIWDGDPNQIPTNDKTFIYMDNTARWRISNPLRFLQAVGNERRAASLLNDIIAGTVRDLVNKNNLIEIIRSSDWSQDYMASSVQSRDNLGPPKVGRDQISEMVLQAASKITPQYGIELLDVMFKRVNYIESVRLKVYDRMISERKRIAAEKRSTGEGRKAEILGRVDRELQEITSKADREATEIRGKADAEAAKVYAESYSRHPEFYAFLKSLESYKKILAGNTSLVLNTDAELLRYLERQQVGK, encoded by the coding sequence ATGACAAAGATTCTACAGATATTTTCAGCAGTCATTCTGATCGCGGTCGGTGTAACCGTCTGGGATGGTTTTTTTATCGTCCCTGAGGGGAAACAGGCGGTCATTACCCAGTTCGGAGCACCCGTTGGGGAGCCGGTGCAAGAGGCCGGACTCAAGTTCAAGACTCCTTTTATTCAGGTGGTGCAGTACTTTGACAAGCGGGTGTTGATCTGGGATGGCGATCCCAACCAGATTCCAACCAATGACAAGACCTTCATCTACATGGACAACACCGCCCGCTGGCGGATTTCCAACCCCCTGCGGTTTTTGCAGGCAGTGGGCAACGAGCGTCGGGCCGCCTCCCTGCTTAATGACATCATTGCAGGAACAGTTCGAGACCTGGTGAATAAAAATAACCTGATTGAAATTATCCGTAGCTCCGATTGGTCGCAGGATTATATGGCCTCCAGCGTGCAATCTCGGGATAATCTTGGGCCACCCAAGGTAGGGCGCGATCAGATCAGTGAAATGGTTCTGCAGGCCGCCTCTAAAATTACGCCTCAGTACGGGATTGAACTCTTGGATGTCATGTTCAAGCGGGTCAACTACATTGAATCCGTCCGCCTGAAGGTTTATGACCGTATGATCTCAGAGCGGAAACGTATTGCAGCGGAGAAACGATCAACCGGTGAGGGCCGTAAGGCGGAGATTTTAGGGCGAGTTGATCGGGAATTGCAGGAAATCACCTCGAAAGCTGACCGCGAGGCGACAGAGATTCGTGGTAAGGCAGATGCTGAGGCCGCTAAGGTCTATGCGGAAAGCTACTCCCGCCATCCGGAATTCTATGCCTTTTTAAAGAGTCTGGAGAGCTATAAAAAGATTCTTGCGGGCAATACCTCGTTGGTGTTGAACACCGATGCGGAGCTACTGCGCTACCTGGAGCGGCAGCAGGTGGGGAAATAA